The Vampirovibrio chlorellavorus genome has a segment encoding these proteins:
- a CDS encoding TetR/AcrR family transcriptional regulator translates to MGRKKIQQNRSALILEAASELFARFGYQKTTLEDIALRAGIGKGSVYLEFESKEAILFALILDNKQVELEGMRQVVCRTDKSALTLLKIMLVQNVGEVFDSVCRNQRSPEEMAASRERVRLLLAPFFQARLGLVESLLQRAQAQGEMNPALEASHCAQLVLLALRGVLPPYEASATRVKLQHQAAELLELLFSGLRFHVTGVSL, encoded by the coding sequence ATGGGACGAAAAAAAATTCAGCAAAACCGCTCTGCGCTGATTTTAGAAGCGGCCTCGGAACTGTTTGCCCGCTTTGGCTATCAAAAAACCACGCTAGAGGACATTGCCCTGAGGGCCGGCATTGGCAAAGGCAGTGTTTACCTTGAATTTGAGAGTAAAGAGGCTATTTTGTTCGCCCTGATACTGGACAATAAGCAGGTTGAGCTTGAGGGCATGCGCCAGGTGGTTTGCCGGACGGATAAATCGGCCTTGACGCTGCTGAAAATTATGCTGGTGCAAAATGTGGGGGAAGTTTTTGACTCGGTTTGCCGGAATCAGCGCAGTCCCGAGGAGATGGCCGCCAGTCGGGAGCGGGTCAGGCTGTTGTTGGCCCCTTTTTTTCAGGCCCGGTTGGGCCTGGTGGAAAGTTTACTGCAACGGGCCCAGGCCCAGGGGGAGATGAACCCGGCCCTGGAGGCCTCCCACTGCGCCCAGTTGGTGTTATTGGCGTTACGAGGGGTATTGCCCCCTTACGAGGCTTCGGCTACCCGGGTCAAGTTGCAGCATCAGGCCGCTGAATTGCTGGAGTTGCTGTTTAGCGGATTACGTTTTCACGTCACAGGAGTCTCTCTATGA
- a CDS encoding efflux RND transporter permease subunit yields MNNFTKLFIDRPIMTTLVMLGILLFGILAYRQLPVSDLPNVDFPTIQVSASLPGANPDTMAASVATPLEQQFSTIAGLDSMNSTSSLGSTSITLQFNLSRNIDAAAQDVQAAISAALRKLPNDMPSPPSLRKVNPADSPIIYLALTSPILPLSEVDEYAQKVVAQRISMINGVAQVSVFGSQKYAVRVQVDPKALASRNLGIDEVATAIQKGNVNLPTGVLYGDYRNYTVKASGQLMKASDYRPLIVAYRNGSPVYLSELGRVLDSVENNKTASWFNGTRGIVLAVQRQPGTNTIGVIDKVKELFPSFQAIIPPSVKLEVVFDRSQTIRKSVEDVQLTLVITIVLVIAVIFLFLRNIFATLIASLALPMSIVGTFAAMSLLNFNLDNLSLMALTLAVGFVVDDAIVVLENIIRHMEMGKGPLEASVIGSREIAFTVLSMTVSLVAVFIPILFMGGVVGRLFNEFAMTMAVSILISGFISLSLTPMLCSRLLRAQNIHVEQKNGLLVAFEAGFNSLYEIYHDTLKICLRYKKTTMAVFAALLGLTVVMFGVVSKGFIPTEDTNQLFTSTEGPQGIAFPQMVAHQQQLADIIRKNPNVQSVMSSVDNGNTGRIFATLKPLEERKETVTQVIQKLRPQLAEIPGIRAFMQAPPTIRLGGQLSKSLYQFTLQSPDLPALYQSTDTLLEKLKKLDGLQDVTTDLQMTSPQLTVDIDRSKASSLGITAEQIELALSNAYGTRQVSTIYAANNDYQVILELLPEYQQSLEDLSAIYVRSGNGSLVPLNALANLKRSVGPLSVSHLGQFPSTTISFNLRPGVSLGQKVAEIETLARQTLPATVRSSFQGSAQEFQSSLSGMGFLLIIAVLVIYLVLGILYESFIHPITILSGLPPAGLGALLTLYLFNRDLDIYGFLGLILLIGIVKKNAIMMIDFALEAQRKGHKSAAEAIYEACLVRFRPIMMTTLAALMGALPLAIGLGAGSESRRTLGLAVFGGLLVSQLLTLYITPVLYIYLDAFKNRLTGFGRAA; encoded by the coding sequence GTGAACAATTTCACCAAATTATTTATTGACAGACCGATTATGACCACCCTGGTCATGCTGGGGATCCTGCTGTTCGGGATTCTGGCTTACCGTCAGTTGCCGGTCAGTGATCTGCCCAACGTGGACTTTCCCACCATTCAGGTTAGTGCCAGCCTGCCAGGGGCCAACCCGGACACCATGGCCGCCTCCGTGGCCACCCCGCTGGAGCAGCAGTTTTCCACCATTGCCGGTCTGGATTCCATGAACTCCACCAGCAGTCTGGGTTCCACCTCCATTACCCTGCAATTTAATTTAAGCCGAAACATTGACGCTGCCGCGCAGGACGTGCAGGCGGCCATTTCCGCCGCTTTGCGAAAACTGCCCAACGACATGCCCTCACCGCCCTCCCTGCGAAAGGTCAACCCGGCGGACTCGCCCATTATCTATCTGGCTCTGACTTCGCCTATCTTGCCCTTGTCCGAAGTGGATGAGTATGCCCAAAAAGTGGTGGCCCAGCGGATTTCCATGATCAATGGCGTGGCGCAGGTGTCCGTGTTCGGCTCGCAAAAGTACGCCGTGCGGGTGCAAGTCGATCCCAAGGCGCTGGCCAGCCGAAATCTGGGGATCGATGAAGTGGCCACCGCCATTCAAAAGGGCAACGTGAATTTGCCCACAGGGGTTCTGTACGGAGACTACAGGAACTATACGGTCAAAGCCAGCGGCCAGCTGATGAAGGCCAGTGATTACCGACCCCTGATCGTGGCTTACCGTAACGGCTCCCCCGTGTACCTGAGCGAACTGGGCCGGGTGCTGGACAGCGTGGAAAACAACAAAACCGCCAGCTGGTTCAATGGCACCCGGGGCATTGTGCTGGCGGTGCAACGGCAGCCGGGCACCAATACCATCGGGGTGATTGACAAGGTCAAGGAGCTGTTTCCCAGCTTTCAGGCCATCATTCCGCCCTCCGTCAAGCTGGAGGTGGTTTTTGATCGCTCCCAGACCATTCGTAAATCGGTGGAGGATGTGCAGTTGACGCTGGTGATCACCATTGTGCTGGTTATTGCCGTCATCTTCCTATTTCTACGCAATATTTTCGCCACCCTGATTGCCAGTCTGGCCTTGCCCATGTCCATTGTGGGGACGTTTGCGGCCATGTCCCTGCTCAATTTCAACCTGGATAACCTGTCCCTGATGGCCTTGACCCTGGCGGTGGGTTTTGTGGTGGATGATGCCATCGTGGTGCTGGAGAATATCATCCGGCACATGGAAATGGGCAAAGGGCCTCTGGAGGCGTCGGTGATTGGCTCCCGGGAAATTGCCTTTACCGTCTTGTCGATGACCGTTTCCCTGGTGGCCGTGTTTATTCCCATTTTGTTTATGGGCGGCGTGGTGGGCCGATTGTTCAATGAGTTCGCCATGACCATGGCCGTCTCCATTCTCATTTCGGGCTTCATTTCCCTGTCCCTGACCCCCATGTTGTGCAGCCGCCTGCTGCGCGCGCAGAACATTCATGTTGAGCAGAAAAACGGGCTGCTGGTGGCTTTTGAGGCCGGGTTTAATTCTCTGTACGAGATCTATCACGACACGCTGAAAATTTGTTTGCGCTATAAAAAGACCACCATGGCCGTGTTTGCGGCGTTGCTGGGCCTGACCGTGGTGATGTTTGGTGTGGTGTCCAAGGGGTTTATTCCCACCGAGGACACCAACCAGTTGTTTACCAGCACTGAAGGCCCACAAGGCATCGCCTTTCCGCAAATGGTGGCCCACCAGCAACAGTTGGCGGACATTATTCGTAAAAATCCCAACGTGCAAAGCGTCATGTCCAGCGTGGACAACGGCAATACCGGGCGGATTTTCGCCACGCTCAAGCCGCTGGAAGAACGCAAGGAAACGGTCACCCAAGTCATCCAAAAACTGCGACCGCAACTGGCCGAAATTCCCGGTATTCGGGCCTTTATGCAGGCCCCGCCCACCATTCGGTTGGGAGGACAGTTGAGCAAGAGTTTGTACCAGTTCACCCTGCAAAGTCCTGATTTACCGGCCTTGTATCAGTCCACGGATACCCTGCTGGAGAAGCTCAAAAAGCTGGACGGCCTGCAGGATGTCACCACGGACTTGCAGATGACCAGCCCGCAGCTGACGGTGGACATCGATCGCAGCAAGGCATCCAGTCTGGGCATTACCGCCGAGCAGATTGAACTGGCCCTGAGCAACGCTTACGGCACCCGTCAGGTCTCCACGATTTACGCGGCCAACAACGATTATCAGGTCATTCTGGAATTGTTGCCGGAGTACCAGCAGAGCCTGGAGGATTTATCGGCCATATACGTGCGATCGGGCAATGGCAGTCTGGTGCCGCTGAACGCGCTGGCCAATTTAAAACGCAGCGTGGGGCCGCTGAGCGTCAGCCATTTGGGGCAATTTCCCTCCACCACCATTTCCTTCAACCTGCGGCCCGGGGTGTCGCTGGGGCAAAAAGTGGCCGAGATTGAAACATTGGCCCGGCAGACCTTACCCGCCACCGTGCGCAGCAGTTTTCAGGGCAGCGCGCAGGAGTTCCAGTCCTCCCTGAGCGGCATGGGTTTTCTGTTAATCATTGCCGTGCTGGTAATTTATCTGGTGCTGGGGATTTTATACGAGAGCTTCATCCACCCCATTACCATTCTGTCCGGCTTGCCCCCGGCGGGCTTGGGGGCCTTGCTAACCCTGTACCTGTTTAACCGGGATTTGGATATTTACGGCTTTTTGGGCCTGATTTTGCTGATTGGTATTGTGAAAAAGAACGCCATCATGATGATCGACTTTGCCCTGGAGGCCCAGCGTAAAGGGCACAAGTCCGCGGCGGAAGCCATTTACGAGGCCTGTCTGGTGCGCTTTCGGCCGATCATGATGACCACGCTGGCTGCCCTGATGGGGGCGCTCCCCTTGGCCATCGGGCTGGGGGCCGGTTCGGAATCCCGACGGACGTTGGGCTTGGCCGTGTTTGGCGGGCTGCTGGTGTCCCAGTTGTTGACCCTGTACATTACCCCGGTGCTTTATATTTATCTGGACGCCTTCAAGAATCGCTTGACCGGTTTTGGGCGGGCCGCCTGA
- a CDS encoding efflux RND transporter periplasmic adaptor subunit: protein MSSLSASPPGGRLKMPRLWGALVLVALLLGVFVWTRQQEQPAGGKKGMGNLKNVPAPVTLAPVTLQTMPVQIQTIGTVEPVSTVTLKPQIEGRLIGIHFQEGAFVEQGQLLFSIDTQPIQASLAQAQATVSKDQSLVAQAQANLVRDQSAVKQAQANIERDAAQLEYAVAQEKRFASLLKDDFISQDQYEQAVTSRRAAEATLLADRSALENARAIVTADRSSIESALANVRADQAVVESNRIKLAYGTIRAPFSGRTGSLKIHVGDTVKAGDTELVRLDRMNPINVGFSVPEQSLKSLRASGKARRFPVGVETRETPPTRLTGLVDFLDNTVDTNTGTIRMKASFANESRKLWPGQYVDVVLKLAQQANAVVIPLLALQSGQQGDYVYVARAGLAKLRPVVVDRIVGNQVVIRSGLSAGEQVVTDGQFQLSDGSRLQVKAGTPETRPVAGQ, encoded by the coding sequence ATGAGTTCGTTGAGTGCTAGCCCTCCCGGCGGTCGCCTGAAAATGCCTCGGTTGTGGGGCGCTTTGGTCTTGGTGGCCCTGTTGCTGGGCGTCTTTGTCTGGACGCGGCAGCAGGAGCAGCCTGCGGGTGGAAAAAAAGGCATGGGTAATCTGAAAAACGTCCCGGCTCCGGTGACTCTGGCCCCGGTCACGTTGCAAACCATGCCGGTTCAGATCCAGACCATTGGCACCGTGGAGCCTGTTTCCACGGTGACCCTCAAACCCCAGATCGAAGGCCGCCTGATCGGCATTCACTTCCAGGAGGGGGCCTTTGTGGAGCAGGGTCAGTTGCTCTTTAGTATCGATACCCAGCCCATTCAGGCCTCACTGGCTCAGGCTCAGGCCACGGTCAGCAAGGATCAGTCTCTGGTGGCGCAAGCGCAGGCCAATCTGGTTCGGGATCAAAGTGCCGTTAAACAGGCTCAGGCCAATATTGAAAGGGATGCCGCCCAGCTGGAGTACGCGGTGGCCCAGGAAAAGCGTTTCGCCTCTCTGCTCAAGGATGACTTTATCAGTCAGGATCAATATGAACAGGCGGTGACCTCCCGACGGGCGGCTGAAGCCACATTGCTTGCCGATCGCTCCGCGCTGGAAAACGCCCGGGCCATTGTGACAGCGGATCGTTCCAGTATTGAAAGCGCCCTGGCCAATGTGCGAGCCGATCAGGCCGTGGTGGAAAGCAACCGCATCAAGCTGGCCTACGGTACCATTCGGGCTCCCTTTTCCGGTCGAACCGGCAGTCTGAAAATCCACGTGGGCGATACAGTCAAGGCCGGGGATACCGAGTTGGTGCGACTGGATCGCATGAACCCCATCAATGTCGGCTTTTCCGTGCCGGAGCAGAGTCTGAAATCCCTGCGAGCTTCAGGCAAGGCCCGTCGCTTCCCGGTGGGAGTGGAGACCCGGGAAACCCCGCCCACCCGCTTGACCGGGCTGGTGGATTTTCTGGACAACACCGTGGACACCAATACCGGCACCATTCGTATGAAAGCCAGTTTTGCCAATGAAAGCCGCAAACTGTGGCCGGGTCAGTACGTGGATGTGGTTCTGAAACTGGCCCAGCAAGCCAATGCGGTGGTCATTCCCCTGCTGGCGTTGCAAAGTGGCCAGCAGGGCGATTATGTCTACGTGGCCCGGGCCGGGCTGGCCAAACTGCGGCCCGTGGTGGTGGATCGTATTGTGGGCAATCAGGTGGTCATTCGCAGTGGCTTGTCCGCTGGGGAGCAGGTGGTAACCGATGGACAGTTTCAGCTTTCCGACGGCTCCAGACTGCAGGTGAAAGCCGGTACCCCTGAAACCAGGCCGGTGGCCGGTCAGTAA
- a CDS encoding ShlB/FhaC/HecB family hemolysin secretion/activation protein, which yields MEPSAAPTVPDLSASRLWIRKIRVEGASFLHQQALQPLTQPYEGQFQTLHSLSPLLVKITNYYREKGYLTTEAYLPPQEIREGELIVKVQEGVIGSVSLEGGRFYSARVINRYLSQKPGSLLNMKLLEQDLKAINRFEDGLKVKAFLSPGQEPGQTNIKLRVAERQPWQISPTMDNQGRYFIGLYRAGLEVRNNSLFKQSDRLYARYLGAEGMQVAMASYSIPLNRFGTELSGNWASSHVDVKLPVENAPSITGRSYNAGILLSQPLGKNRNWQVDAGLNWQRTDNFFEGEQTNRTDVHSFQLGLNFDRYDRWGRTFNRVQNTVAFKGAGSRDSFWKVENYFYRVLALPKNNLLILKSYGQWTPDALPAIQQFQLGGYSSVRGFTEGALIGDRGYNLGAEYRFPIPGLGRISPWMGQRVQGSLFYDFGQVWQDSSNPAYNRRTATLAKNTLLQGVGFGVRAQLSRYLQGFVDVGFGLGNRKDIEPEGRQPTARVHLGIRSDFLPTDYKMRNTGIQFYNPPRLAKQVSPLVH from the coding sequence ATGGAACCATCCGCGGCACCCACGGTTCCGGATCTGTCCGCCTCCCGGTTATGGATTCGTAAAATTCGTGTGGAAGGAGCCTCATTTCTCCATCAGCAGGCGCTGCAGCCGTTGACGCAGCCGTACGAGGGGCAGTTTCAGACCCTCCATTCCCTGAGTCCACTGTTGGTGAAAATTACCAACTATTACCGGGAAAAGGGCTATCTAACCACGGAAGCCTACCTGCCGCCTCAGGAAATTCGGGAAGGTGAGTTGATTGTAAAAGTTCAGGAGGGCGTGATTGGCAGCGTCAGTCTGGAGGGTGGACGCTTCTATAGCGCGCGGGTGATCAATCGCTACTTGAGCCAGAAGCCCGGTTCACTGCTAAATATGAAGCTGCTGGAGCAGGACTTGAAGGCCATCAACCGCTTTGAGGATGGCCTTAAGGTCAAGGCCTTTTTATCTCCCGGCCAGGAGCCCGGACAGACCAACATCAAGTTAAGGGTGGCGGAGCGTCAGCCGTGGCAAATCAGCCCTACGATGGATAATCAGGGGCGTTATTTTATCGGCTTGTACCGGGCGGGGCTGGAGGTTCGGAATAACAGCCTGTTCAAGCAGAGTGATCGCCTGTATGCCCGCTATCTGGGGGCGGAGGGCATGCAAGTGGCGATGGCCTCCTACAGTATTCCCTTGAATCGCTTTGGGACCGAACTTTCCGGCAATTGGGCCTCCAGCCATGTGGATGTGAAATTGCCGGTGGAGAATGCCCCTTCCATTACGGGCCGCTCTTACAACGCGGGGATTCTGCTCAGTCAACCTTTGGGAAAAAATCGAAACTGGCAGGTTGACGCGGGTTTGAATTGGCAACGAACGGATAATTTTTTTGAGGGGGAGCAGACGAATCGGACGGATGTGCATTCGTTTCAGCTGGGCTTGAATTTTGATCGCTATGATCGGTGGGGACGAACGTTTAACCGGGTACAAAACACAGTTGCCTTCAAGGGCGCTGGCTCCCGGGACAGTTTCTGGAAGGTGGAAAACTATTTTTATCGTGTGCTGGCCCTACCCAAAAATAATCTCCTGATTTTAAAGTCCTATGGCCAGTGGACACCGGACGCCCTGCCAGCCATTCAGCAGTTCCAGCTGGGTGGGTATAGCAGTGTTCGCGGGTTTACGGAAGGGGCCCTCATCGGGGATCGTGGCTACAACCTGGGGGCTGAATATCGCTTTCCCATTCCCGGTCTGGGGCGGATCAGTCCCTGGATGGGGCAGCGTGTGCAGGGCTCTCTTTTTTACGATTTCGGACAGGTGTGGCAGGATAGCAGTAATCCTGCCTACAATCGACGAACGGCCACCCTCGCCAAGAATACCCTGTTGCAAGGCGTCGGGTTTGGCGTCAGGGCTCAGTTGAGTCGCTATTTGCAAGGCTTTGTGGATGTGGGCTTTGGTTTGGGCAACCGCAAGGACATTGAGCCGGAGGGACGCCAGCCCACGGCCCGTGTCCACCTGGGGATTCGTTCCGATTTTTTGCCCACCGATTACAAGATGCGCAACACCGGTATCCAGTTTTATAATCCACCCCGACTGGCCAAACAGGTCAGTCCGCTTGTGCATTAA
- a CDS encoding PaaI family thioesterase: MLTGDLEQRILERIRQIPAFEKFGLRITDLSPGVCEAEMPRDPEFDGIFESFHGGLLMTVADTIACFAIMTQTGPQERMATTDMSIRFLAPCLTDVRAVARVIKLGKSLCPVQVDLYDMNQRLVAVAQVCYMRLG, from the coding sequence ATGCTGACTGGTGATTTGGAGCAGCGGATTCTGGAGCGGATTCGTCAGATTCCTGCGTTTGAGAAGTTTGGTTTACGCATTACGGATTTATCCCCCGGCGTGTGCGAGGCGGAAATGCCCCGGGACCCGGAGTTTGATGGCATTTTTGAGTCTTTTCACGGGGGATTGCTGATGACTGTGGCGGATACCATCGCCTGCTTTGCCATTATGACCCAAACGGGCCCGCAGGAGCGCATGGCCACCACCGATATGAGCATTCGTTTTCTGGCCCCTTGCCTGACCGATGTGCGGGCCGTGGCCCGGGTCATCAAGCTGGGAAAGAGCCTGTGTCCGGTACAGGTGGATTTATACGACATGAACCAGCGGCTGGTGGCCGTAGCCCAGGTGTGCTACATGCGTTTGGGGTAA
- the ppdK gene encoding pyruvate, phosphate dikinase yields the protein MIQTALKSVYSFKSGHREMKDLLGSKGANLAEMVQLGLPIPPGFILTTAVCNQYLSREQHLSERLMAEVNEALNLVEHELGQVYGDPEKPLLLSVRSGAKISMPGMMETVLNLGLNEETLGGLIRQSGNEWFAYDTYRRFVQMFGSVVMGVPKAYFDDLLTHQKLRWGIAEDSRLSVIMMRQLVNAYKEVILDRTGQTFPDSPQKQLRLAIEAVFRSWQTPRAIAYRNHQKIDHALGTAAIVQAMVFGNLGADSVTGVAFTRNPANGDKELYGEYLVNAQGEDVVAGLRTPEKLSALAVEMPRIYQELSEVAYRLEQHYREVQDMEFTVERGRLYVLQTRTGKRTVQAAVKIAVDMVEEGLLTREEALLRIDANQLSQLYVPAFNPAEKAKARRAGRLLAVGLNASPGAATGKLVFDPDEAMQWSERGEAVILCRVETCPDDIHGILAARGILTARGGNTSHASVVARGLGKPCVAGCEACQVDLGAETLTVQGRTFSKGVVISIDGSTGEVYEGALDAETPTSHNAALDALLCWADELRRLEVRANADTPADTLKALEMGAQGIGLCRTEHMFMGVDRLPVVRQLILAQSSRERRQALALLLPMQRADFKTLLEIMSGKPVTIRLLDPPLHEFLPNREEVQAEMLALKQADPYQIAYQEKRRLLGKIDELREVNPMMGFRGCRLGLVYPEIYEMQVRAIFEAACQVVAQGGLVRLEIMIPLVGFATELKQIQQQLDAVAQRVMGEHQCGVDYWFGTMIEVPRAALVADELAQYARFFSFGTNDLTQLTLGFSRDDSEGRFLTRYLEKNILEHNPFETLDIEGVGRLMMLARDQGRQARPDLKLGLCGEHGGEAQSVQFAHRIRLDYVSCSALRIPVARVAAAQAVILGVAEDVGFDSRPFPRLGT from the coding sequence ATGATTCAGACCGCGTTGAAATCGGTATACTCCTTTAAATCCGGGCATCGGGAGATGAAGGACTTGTTGGGAAGCAAAGGGGCCAATCTGGCAGAGATGGTTCAGTTGGGCTTGCCGATTCCGCCCGGTTTTATTCTGACTACGGCGGTCTGCAATCAGTACCTCTCCAGGGAGCAGCATTTGTCGGAGCGCTTGATGGCCGAGGTGAACGAGGCGCTTAATCTGGTGGAGCATGAACTGGGGCAAGTCTATGGGGACCCGGAAAAGCCCTTGCTGTTGTCTGTCCGTTCCGGGGCAAAAATTTCCATGCCCGGTATGATGGAAACCGTGCTGAACCTTGGGTTGAACGAGGAAACCCTGGGTGGACTGATTCGTCAGTCTGGCAACGAATGGTTTGCCTATGATACCTACCGCCGTTTCGTGCAGATGTTTGGCAGTGTGGTCATGGGTGTGCCCAAAGCGTACTTTGATGATTTGCTGACTCACCAGAAACTGCGCTGGGGGATTGCGGAAGACTCTCGACTCAGCGTGATCATGATGCGTCAATTGGTCAATGCTTACAAGGAAGTGATTCTGGATCGCACCGGGCAAACGTTTCCCGATTCGCCGCAGAAGCAGTTGCGATTGGCCATTGAGGCGGTGTTTCGTTCCTGGCAAACGCCCCGTGCCATCGCCTACCGGAATCATCAAAAAATCGATCACGCTTTGGGGACCGCCGCCATCGTGCAGGCCATGGTGTTTGGCAATCTGGGAGCCGATTCGGTTACCGGCGTGGCCTTTACGCGAAATCCTGCCAATGGGGACAAGGAGTTGTACGGGGAGTATCTGGTGAACGCCCAGGGGGAAGACGTGGTGGCCGGGTTGCGAACCCCTGAAAAGTTATCCGCCCTGGCCGTGGAAATGCCCCGGATTTATCAGGAATTATCAGAGGTCGCTTACCGTCTGGAGCAACATTACCGGGAGGTGCAGGATATGGAGTTCACGGTGGAACGTGGGCGGCTGTACGTTTTGCAAACCCGAACGGGTAAGCGGACTGTGCAGGCAGCGGTTAAAATCGCCGTGGATATGGTGGAGGAGGGCCTCTTAACCCGGGAGGAGGCCTTGCTTCGAATTGACGCCAATCAGTTAAGCCAGCTATATGTCCCGGCCTTTAATCCGGCGGAAAAGGCCAAGGCCCGGCGTGCCGGGCGTTTGTTGGCCGTCGGGCTGAACGCTTCCCCGGGGGCGGCTACCGGCAAGCTGGTTTTCGATCCGGATGAGGCCATGCAATGGTCGGAGCGGGGTGAGGCGGTGATTTTATGCCGGGTGGAAACCTGCCCGGATGATATTCATGGCATCCTGGCCGCCCGGGGAATTTTAACCGCGCGGGGCGGTAATACCAGTCATGCCTCCGTGGTGGCCAGAGGCTTGGGAAAGCCCTGTGTGGCGGGTTGTGAGGCCTGTCAGGTGGATCTGGGCGCCGAGACCTTGACGGTGCAGGGACGAACTTTTTCCAAGGGGGTGGTGATTTCCATTGATGGCAGCACGGGCGAGGTATACGAGGGGGCGCTGGACGCTGAAACTCCCACGAGTCACAACGCGGCACTGGATGCGCTGCTATGCTGGGCCGATGAACTGCGTCGGCTGGAGGTGAGGGCCAATGCCGATACACCGGCGGATACGCTGAAGGCACTAGAGATGGGTGCCCAGGGTATCGGTCTTTGCCGGACCGAGCATATGTTTATGGGAGTAGATCGTTTGCCAGTGGTTCGGCAGTTGATTCTGGCCCAATCATCCCGGGAGCGGCGGCAGGCGTTGGCCCTGCTATTGCCCATGCAGCGAGCGGATTTTAAAACCCTGCTGGAAATCATGTCCGGCAAGCCGGTCACCATCAGGCTACTGGACCCGCCCCTCCATGAGTTTTTGCCGAATCGGGAAGAAGTGCAGGCGGAGATGCTGGCCTTGAAGCAGGCGGACCCCTACCAGATCGCGTATCAGGAGAAGCGAAGATTGTTAGGCAAGATTGATGAGTTGCGGGAAGTGAACCCCATGATGGGGTTTCGGGGGTGTCGTCTGGGGCTGGTTTACCCTGAAATTTACGAGATGCAGGTGCGGGCTATTTTTGAGGCGGCCTGCCAGGTGGTGGCGCAAGGCGGGCTCGTGCGCCTGGAAATTATGATTCCGCTGGTGGGCTTTGCCACCGAACTGAAGCAGATACAGCAACAGCTGGACGCCGTGGCCCAGCGGGTCATGGGTGAGCATCAGTGCGGGGTGGACTATTGGTTTGGCACCATGATTGAAGTGCCTCGGGCTGCGCTGGTGGCTGATGAACTGGCCCAGTACGCCCGGTTTTTCAGTTTTGGCACCAACGATTTGACCCAGTTGACACTGGGCTTCAGCCGGGATGACTCCGAGGGGCGCTTTTTGACCCGCTATCTGGAAAAAAATATTCTTGAGCATAACCCTTTTGAAACTCTGGATATTGAAGGGGTGGGGCGCTTAATGATGCTGGCCCGGGATCAGGGCAGACAGGCCCGACCGGATTTGAAACTGGGCCTCTGTGGGGAACACGGCGGCGAGGCGCAAAGTGTTCAATTCGCCCACCGGATTCGGCTGGACTATGTGAGTTGCTCTGCGTTGCGCATCCCGGTGGCCAGGGTGGCTGCCGCCCAGGCGGTTATACTGGGTGTTGCCGAGGATGTCGGCTTCGATTCCAGACCCTTTCCCCGACTTGGTACCTGA
- a CDS encoding DUF2145 domain-containing protein encodes MNHSYSFRKTGVWVVCLLLLTQTLTRNPAWAEPPAVTASDSLRTASYDALPVKPYVWSNSQKLALAETLSNWAVETLKRENARVGVLARQGSVFTRLFDPTGMTHSGFVFQEPETGEWIIYSLYSDPVNNRKTALLWRQSIKDFFYGQRNDRKEALLLLPSDDLQERLLQRLRAKPFQSLLPLQHHYNLVAPLESVLSFNCTKWVVLNLFAARENSEDVPALIGRMRQEYTVKPLRPRFLVRLVLKRKPDVNWEELNPPGTVKTVTVESLYNTPLFEKRFLFSDSQD; translated from the coding sequence ATGAACCATTCATACAGTTTTCGTAAAACAGGTGTGTGGGTCGTTTGTCTGCTTTTGTTGACGCAGACACTGACCAGGAACCCGGCCTGGGCGGAGCCTCCGGCTGTTACGGCCAGCGATTCCCTGCGCACCGCCTCCTATGACGCGCTCCCGGTCAAGCCCTATGTGTGGAGTAACAGCCAGAAGCTGGCGCTGGCGGAAACGCTCAGCAACTGGGCTGTGGAAACGCTAAAGCGGGAGAACGCCCGGGTGGGGGTACTGGCTCGGCAAGGGTCGGTGTTTACCCGTTTGTTTGATCCCACCGGTATGACGCATTCGGGCTTTGTCTTTCAGGAGCCTGAAACCGGTGAGTGGATTATCTACAGCTTATATTCTGACCCGGTCAATAACCGAAAGACGGCCTTGTTGTGGCGGCAAAGCATCAAGGATTTTTTCTACGGGCAGAGAAACGATCGCAAGGAAGCATTGCTGCTGCTGCCATCCGACGATTTGCAAGAACGATTGTTGCAGCGCTTGCGGGCCAAGCCGTTTCAGTCCCTGCTGCCCCTTCAGCATCATTACAATCTGGTGGCCCCTCTGGAATCGGTATTGAGTTTTAATTGCACCAAATGGGTGGTGCTGAATCTGTTTGCCGCCCGTGAAAATTCGGAGGATGTGCCTGCTCTCATCGGGCGCATGCGTCAGGAGTACACGGTTAAGCCCTTGCGTCCCCGCTTTTTGGTGCGACTGGTGTTAAAACGAAAACCGGATGTGAACTGGGAGGAACTGAATCCCCCCGGTACGGTGAAAACAGTGACGGTGGAAAGCCTGTACAACACCCCATTGTTTGAAAAGCGATTTCTATTCAGCGATTCGCAGGATTAG